In Candidatus Nanoarchaeia archaeon, one genomic interval encodes:
- a CDS encoding deoxyhypusine synthase family protein, with amino-acid sequence REASSWGKVDTSYEQMVYAEATSVLPLIISACYHKGLWKKRKRREWLGIFGA; translated from the coding sequence TGCGTGAGGCATCTTCCTGGGGAAAGGTGGACACCAGCTACGAGCAGATGGTCTATGCTGAGGCTACTTCTGTCCTACCTCTCATCATCAGCGCATGTTACCATAAAGGGCTGTGGAAGAAAAGGAAGAGAAGGGAGTGGCTGGGGATTTTTGGAGCATAG
- a CDS encoding divalent metal cation transporter, translating to MSQPSRMPSRSRISWKSILLFLSILGPGIITANVGNDASGITTYSLAGARFGYGFLWLLVPLTIALIFIQEMAARMGAVTGRGLAQLIRETYGVRITLLIMAGLVITNIANTIAEFAGIAAATEIVGVSRFISVPLAALAVWLLVTKGNYNKVEKVFLVACTFYIVYYFAAFLAHPIWPEVAKAAVVPKITITAPYLLMFIALVGTTIAPWMQFYLQSSIVEKGIDMRKYRYSRWDVIIGSIITDITAFFIVVVCAATLFKAGIPVETASDVALSLAPIAGQYAAWLFAFGLFNAAMFAAVVLPLSTTYYVCEAFGWESGLNKKIRDAPFFYSFFTIMILIGAAFVLIPNIHLIQLMVISQAVNGVLLPLVLVAMLLLVNNRSLMGQHVNPAWLNIAAWAFIGIIIVASLLLGLVTLFPESAEYIATAIM from the coding sequence ATGTCCCAGCCAAGCAGGATGCCGAGCAGGTCTAGGATCAGCTGGAAATCTATCCTGCTGTTCTTGTCTATCCTTGGCCCTGGCATTATCACCGCAAATGTCGGAAATGACGCATCAGGGATTACAACGTATTCCCTTGCAGGAGCGCGCTTCGGATATGGATTCCTCTGGCTGCTGGTCCCGCTGACCATAGCGCTTATCTTTATCCAGGAGATGGCTGCAAGGATGGGCGCAGTGACGGGCAGAGGTCTTGCCCAGCTTATCCGCGAAACCTATGGGGTGAGGATAACGCTCCTCATCATGGCAGGCCTGGTCATCACAAATATCGCGAACACAATTGCTGAGTTTGCCGGAATTGCTGCTGCCACAGAGATTGTCGGTGTCAGCAGGTTTATCTCAGTCCCCCTTGCAGCATTGGCAGTCTGGCTGCTTGTGACAAAAGGAAACTACAACAAGGTCGAGAAGGTGTTTCTTGTTGCATGCACCTTTTATATCGTATACTACTTCGCTGCGTTTCTCGCCCATCCAATCTGGCCTGAAGTCGCAAAGGCCGCAGTGGTTCCAAAAATCACTATCACCGCCCCTTATCTCCTGATGTTCATTGCCCTGGTTGGAACAACAATAGCTCCATGGATGCAGTTCTACCTGCAAAGCTCCATCGTTGAAAAGGGAATTGATATGCGGAAGTACCGCTATTCCCGCTGGGATGTGATCATCGGCTCCATAATCACAGATATTACTGCTTTTTTTATTGTTGTCGTGTGTGCAGCAACATTATTTAAGGCGGGTATCCCTGTTGAGACAGCATCTGATGTTGCTTTGAGCCTTGCACCAATTGCAGGCCAGTATGCTGCCTGGCTCTTCGCCTTTGGCCTTTTCAATGCAGCAATGTTTGCCGCCGTCGTCCTTCCCCTCTCAACAACCTACTATGTCTGCGAGGCATTTGGTTGGGAGTCCGGGCTCAATAAAAAGATCCGCGATGCCCCTTTCTTCTACAGCTTTTTCACGATAATGATACTGATTGGAGCAGCATTCGTCCTGATCCCTAATATTCACTTGATACAACTCATGGTTATCTCTCAGGCTGTGAATGGCGTTCTGCTGCCGCTGGTGCTTGTTGCGATGCTCCTCCTCGTAAACAACAGGAGCCTGATGGGCCAGCATGTGAATCCAGCCTGGCTGAACATTGCCGCCTGGGCATTTATTGGCATCATCATCGTCGCTTCATTGCTGCTCGGCTTGGTAACTCTTTTTCCGGAAAGCGCAGAGTACATAGCAACAGCAATCATGTAG